A single window of Pyxicephalus adspersus chromosome 10, UCB_Pads_2.0, whole genome shotgun sequence DNA harbors:
- the FAM149B1 gene encoding primary cilium assembly protein FAM149B1 isoform X4, translated as MISRYKRKPVSQILQINQTLAKAAENHPPPDTLPASRGSERYVAAVEYESTPEVSESSGFQRNDTESSWSEFESCAELSTDNSSVISWGFDEFDQAATRQVQKIFKQIDELLYEERASTLVEGLQEECHQWMSSFPHLRIQGRQIVAPNEDGYRWFSSQPSEAASSTPCISTQGRDSNELGIYGTRFPLSTVSDSSTPASFFLSGEEDEENAVGVIISDGIMEEYLAFDSRDKDDELFEWHRVVSLDSLKMGFPPISPKYCKKEAVLAFVFDDAWREVVGCLEELICRYWEESISDEDRHGIAIKTTRVESLNPYAPLQRLPLVLPPVPHSKIPAISPTVCIQYSRISRKKKKGRSSNANRSQAGSSMNQRNLNELMMIHGIPLQQRNLHLMDKALDSDDKSPIRPTSAAVISGKPRPGRQLEHSSSSLSHNIPSARRRNPPRTLHPINNNPNSSRSGTPKMEEVIRGTRLQTANDQLPCSPVPFNRNNLLPPIGTSDTEYHYLPGSQRQTELFKN; from the exons ATGATTTCCAGATACAAAAGGAAACCTGTATCACAGATTTTACAAAT AAATCAGACCCTTGCCAAAGCTGCAGAGAATCATCCTCCTCCGGACACTTTACCGGCATCTCGTGGTAGTGAACGATATGTAGCAGCTGTTGAATATGAAAG TACACCGGAAGTTTCAGAAAGTTCTGGATTCCAGAGAAATGACACAGAGAGTTCATGGTCAGAATTTGAAAGCTGTGCTGAACTATCCACTGATAACAGCTCGGTTATATCTTGGGGTTTTGAT GAGTTTGATCAGGCCGCAACACGACAAGTGCAAAAGATTTTCAAGCAAATCGATGAATTACTTTATGAAGAGAGGGCCAGCACATTGGTGGAAGGTCTACAAGAAGAGTGCCATCAATGGATGTCCTCTTTTCCACATCTGCG AATACAAGGTAGACAAATAGTGGCTCCAAATGAAGATGGATACAGATGGTTTTCCAGTCAGCCGTCGGAAGCTGCTTCTTCCACACCCTGCATTTCCACCCAGGGAAGAGATTCCAATGA gCTGGGCATTTATGGTACAAGATTTCCTTTGTCCACAGTTAGTGACTCCAGCACCCCAGCGTCCTTTTTCCTCTCTGGTGAAGAAGATGAAGAGAATGCCGTGGGTGTCATCATATCAGATGGCATTATGGAGGAATATCTGGCCTTTGACAGTCGAGATAA GGATGATGAGCTCTTTGAATGGCATCGAGTAGTATCCTTGGACAGTTTAAAGATGGGTTTTCCCCCTATATCCCCAAAATATTGCAAGAAAGAGGCTGTGCTGGCCTTTGTGTTCGATGATGCTTGGAGGGAAGTAGTTGGATGTTTAGAGGAGCTTATTTGCAGATATTGGGAAGAATCAATCTCAG ATGAGGACAGACATGGCATAGCAATTAAAACCACTAGAGTGGAGTCACTTAATCCATATGCTCCTCTCCAACGTTTGCCATTGGTTCTACCTCCTgttccacattccaaaattcCTGCCATCTCCCCCACTGTG TGTATACAGTACAGCCGcatctccaggaaaaaaaagaaagggagatCCTCCAAC GCCAATCGTTCTCAAGCAGGAAGCAGTATGAATCAGCGCAATCTGAATGAACTGATGATGATTCATGGAATCCCTTTACAGCAGAGAAACCTTCATCTTATGGACAAAGCCCT AGATTCTGATGACAAGTCACCCATTAGACCCACCTCTGCTGCCGTAATCTCTGGGAAGCCACGGCCAGGCCGACAACTGGAACACAGCTCCTCCTCTTTGTCCCATAACATTCCTTCAGCAAGGCGACGTAACCCTCCACGAACCCTTCACCCAATCAATAATAATCCTAATAGTTCCAGATCTGGGACACCAAAAATGGAAGAAGTCATCAGAGGAACACGACT TCAGACTGCAAATGACCAGCTGCCCTGCTCCCCAGTTCCATTCAACCGAAATAATCTGCTCCCACCTATTGGTACCTCAGATACAGAATACCACTATTTGCCTGGATCACAGAGACAAACA GAGCTGTTTAAGAATTGA
- the DNAJC9 gene encoding dnaJ homolog subfamily C member 9, which yields MPALLEDCERYFGSSDLYTVLGVRKTAGEAEIRRGYHKTSLKVHPDRVSEEEKERATLKFQILGKVYSVLSDKEQRAVYDEEGIVDEESDAISQDRDWADYWRLLFKKITVEDIKAYEEKYIGSEEERADIIQAYLDFEGDMDNIVDSVIFADTENEPRIREIIEKAIKKKEVPSYDAFVKETKKKREQRKKRAHEEAQEAEKMKKELGLGDKEDDLKALIQKKQKSREQGLDSFMAQLEAKYCNNSKKGGKKPAGTKKGKK from the exons ATGCCTGCGCTGCTGGAGGACTGCGAGCGATACTTTGGGAGCTCGGATCTGTACACCGTGCTCGGGGTGCGGAAGACGGCCGGAGAGGCGGAGATTCGCCGCGGATATCACAAGACCTCTCTGAAGGTTCACCCGGACCGGGTGTctgaggaggagaaggagagggcCACGCTTAAGTTCCAG ATACTTGGAAAAGTTTACTCAGTTCTCAGTGACAAAGAACAACGAGCAGTCTACGATGAGGAAGGAATTGTTGACGAGGAGTCTGACGCAATTTCTCAAGACCGTGACTGGGCAGATTATTGGCGCTTGTTGTTTAAAAAG ATAACTGTGGAAGATATCAAAGCATATGAAGAAAAATACATAGGATCAGAGGAGGAGAGGGCAGATATTATACAAGCCTATTTGGACTTTGAAGGAGACATGGATAACATTGTGGACTCTGTAATATTTGCGGACACTGAAAATGAGCCAAGAATTAGAGAAATTATTGAGAAAGCCATTAAGAAGAAAGAAGTTCCATCTTACGATGCTTTTGTtaaagaaactaaaaagaaaCGGGAACAACGCAAGAAGAGG GCTCATGAAGAAGCTcaagaagcagaaaaaatgaAGAAGGAATTGGGGCTAGGTGACAAGGAAGATGACCTAAAAGCTTTAATTCAA aAAAAGCAGAAATCTCGAGAACAGGGACTTGATAGTTTTATGGCACAACTGGAAGCTAAATACTGCAACAATTCCAAAAAAGGTGGGAAGAAACCTGCGgggacaaaaaaagggaaaaagtga
- the ECD gene encoding protein ecdysoneless homolog, protein MDTERKLMVVEDFVEYRLFLVCNEHSNAEKNKQILQQYTEQILAKLAPLLAGYIWQNQPFNLRVKSKKGNTPAHIGGKTHFGDNIEDEWFIVYLIKLVTKEFPELAARVEDNDGEFLLIEAADFLPKWVKPENSFNRVLFYHGNLCIIPPQQDEGDLPDPSSNMNVLQALKLLSEYPDGFLASEPITKAIERRIKGYPEKMKESFHRAHCFVPAGIAAVLKERPQFLAAAVQAFYLRDPLDLKACRTFRHFLPETRVLTSVTFTKCLYAQLTQQRFQADKRSGYTLPALSHPKYKAYELGMKLAHGFEILCSKCAASPSEVTRQPFKSPLWTGFLNTLKKNDFFKGEMEGSAQYCELLKKAEIYFQQSVFRPSSSTTVSTGEEILSLLNSIPVNLEELKKEETDLPPDEDDSWLDISPEKLEQILQDAAGSKEIPSSSDSAQSFNLAEVTDSMKAFISKVSSHEGAEVPWLPSEAPITFDIDSFTSALEKILGPSPEELDSDDLESEEDFDLLDSDEDEDEDVDDNEESPLGADALKSLHSYMDVLDRELAQTNIGKSFTKKKNEGGASHHEPQEDHDSTSEEEPCQEKSDLAPVDVDLNLVTNILESFSSQSGLAGPASNLLQSMGVHLPDNTDKETIENPTKQ, encoded by the exons atgGATACCGAACGGAAATTGATGGTCGTGGAAGATTTTGTAGAATATCGTCTTTTCCTGGTATGCAATGAACACAGTAATGctgagaaaaacaaacaaattttgcAGCAGTACACAGAGCAGATACTGGCCAAACTTGCTCCTCTACTGGCTGGCTACATCTGGCAAAACCAACCATTTAACCTCAGGGTAAAATCAAAGAAAG gtAACACTCCGGCTCACATTGGAGGTAAAAcacattttggtgacaatattgaGGATGAGTGGTTCATTGTTTATTTAATCAAGCTAGTTACAAAAGAGTTTCCCGAACTAGCAGCCAg GGTTGAAGACAATGATGGAGAATTTCTGTTAATTGAAGCAGCTGATTTCCTGCCCAAATGGGTGAAGCCGGAAAATAGTTTCAATCGA GTTTTATTTTACCATGGAAATTTGTGTATCATCCCACCGCAGCAGGATGAAGGAGACCTGCCTGACCCATCATCCAATATGAATGTATTGCAAGCTCTAAAACTACTCTCTGAATACCCAGATGGTTTCTTGGCATCAGAACCCATCACAAAGGCTATTGAAAGGCGAATTAAAGG GTACCCTGAAAAAATGAAGGAATCGTTCCACCGAGCGCATTGCTTTGTGCCAGCTGGGATTGCAGCTGTATTAAAGGAACGCCCACAGTTTTTAGCAGCAGCAGTACAAGCATTTTACCTCCGGGATCCTTTAGACCTGAAAGCCTGCAGGACTTTTCGTCATTTCCTGCCTGAGACACGTGTCCTCACCTCG GTGACATTCACAAAATGTTTGTATGCGCAGCTCACCCAACAGAGGTTTCAGGCTGACAAACGTAGTGGATATACCCTTCCTGCCCTATCACATCCTAAGTATAAGGCATATGAACTTGGAATGAAGCTG GCACATGGATTTGAGATTCTTTGTTCAAAATGTGCTGCATCCCCTTCAGAGGTTACAAGACAGCCCTTTAAAAGCCCACTGTGGACCGGATTTCTCAACACTTTGAAAAAGAATGATTTCTTTAAG GGTGAAATGGAGGGGTCTGCACAATACTGTGAACTTCTGAAGAAAGCAGAGATTTATTTCCAGCAGTCAGTTTTCAGACCTAGCAG TTCAACAACTGTTAGCACTGGTGAGGAAATTTTGAGCTTGCTTAATTCCATACCTGTGAACTTGGAAGAgttgaaaaaagaagaaactgaCCTTCCACCAGATGAAG ATGACAGCTGGTTGGACATTTCTCCAGAAAAACTTGAACAGATCCTACAGGATGCAGCAGGCTCAAAGGAAATCCCATCATCCTCCGACAGTGCCCAGAGTTTTAACCTGGCTGAAGTAACAGACAGCATGAAGGCCTTTATATCAAAAGTGTCATCACATGAAGGAGCAGAGGTGCCCTG GTTACCTTCTGAAGCGCCAATTACATTCGATATTGATTCATTTACAAGTGCATTGGAAAAAATACTTG GTCCTAGCCCAGAAGAGCTGGACTCTGATGATTTAGAGTCTGAGGAGGATTTTGATCTGCTAGATAGTGatgaggatgaggatgaggaTGTGGATGACAATGAGGAATCACCCCTTGGTGCAGATGCCCTAAAAAGCTTGCACTCTTATATGGATGTTCTGGACAGAGAACTAGCACAAACCAACATTGGAAAAAGTTTCACCAAGAAGAAAAATGAG GGTGGAGCGTCACATCATGAGCCCCAGGAAGACCACGACAGTACCTCTGAAGAAGAGCCATGCCAGGAGAAGTCAGATTTGGCACCTGTAGATGTGGACTTGAATCTGGTGACCAATATCCTTGAATCTTTCAGTTCCCAGTCTGGACTAGCTGGACCAGCTTCCAATTTATTACAAAGTATGGGAGTACACCTGCCAGACAACACTGACAAGGAGACAATTGAAAATCCTACAAAGCAATGA
- the FAM149B1 gene encoding primary cilium assembly protein FAM149B1 isoform X2 gives MISRYKRKPVSQILQINQTLAKAAENHPPPDTLPASRGSERYVAAVEYESTPEVSESSGFQRNDTESSWSEFESCAELSTDNSSVISWGFDEFDQAATRQVQKIFKQIDELLYEERASTLVEGLQEECHQWMSSFPHLRIQGRQIVAPNEDGYRWFSSQPSEAASSTPCISTQGRDSNELGIYGTRFPLSTVSDSSTPASFFLSGEEDEENAVGVIISDGIMEEYLAFDSRDKDDELFEWHRVVSLDSLKMGFPPISPKYCKKEAVLAFVFDDAWREVVGCLEELICRYWEESISDEDRHGIAIKTTRVESLNPYAPLQRLPLVLPPVPHSKIPAISPTVCIQYSRISRKKKKGRSSNANRSQAGSSMNQRNLNELMMIHGIPLQQRNLHLMDKALDSDDKSPIRPTSAAVISGKPRPGRQLEHSSSSLSHNIPSARRRNPPRTLHPINNNPNSSRSGTPKMEEVIRGTRLTVRLQMTSCPAPQFHSTEIICSHLLVPQIQNTTICLDHRDKQSCLRIESWGYAVQMSPWEDHL, from the exons ATGATTTCCAGATACAAAAGGAAACCTGTATCACAGATTTTACAAAT AAATCAGACCCTTGCCAAAGCTGCAGAGAATCATCCTCCTCCGGACACTTTACCGGCATCTCGTGGTAGTGAACGATATGTAGCAGCTGTTGAATATGAAAG TACACCGGAAGTTTCAGAAAGTTCTGGATTCCAGAGAAATGACACAGAGAGTTCATGGTCAGAATTTGAAAGCTGTGCTGAACTATCCACTGATAACAGCTCGGTTATATCTTGGGGTTTTGAT GAGTTTGATCAGGCCGCAACACGACAAGTGCAAAAGATTTTCAAGCAAATCGATGAATTACTTTATGAAGAGAGGGCCAGCACATTGGTGGAAGGTCTACAAGAAGAGTGCCATCAATGGATGTCCTCTTTTCCACATCTGCG AATACAAGGTAGACAAATAGTGGCTCCAAATGAAGATGGATACAGATGGTTTTCCAGTCAGCCGTCGGAAGCTGCTTCTTCCACACCCTGCATTTCCACCCAGGGAAGAGATTCCAATGA gCTGGGCATTTATGGTACAAGATTTCCTTTGTCCACAGTTAGTGACTCCAGCACCCCAGCGTCCTTTTTCCTCTCTGGTGAAGAAGATGAAGAGAATGCCGTGGGTGTCATCATATCAGATGGCATTATGGAGGAATATCTGGCCTTTGACAGTCGAGATAA GGATGATGAGCTCTTTGAATGGCATCGAGTAGTATCCTTGGACAGTTTAAAGATGGGTTTTCCCCCTATATCCCCAAAATATTGCAAGAAAGAGGCTGTGCTGGCCTTTGTGTTCGATGATGCTTGGAGGGAAGTAGTTGGATGTTTAGAGGAGCTTATTTGCAGATATTGGGAAGAATCAATCTCAG ATGAGGACAGACATGGCATAGCAATTAAAACCACTAGAGTGGAGTCACTTAATCCATATGCTCCTCTCCAACGTTTGCCATTGGTTCTACCTCCTgttccacattccaaaattcCTGCCATCTCCCCCACTGTG TGTATACAGTACAGCCGcatctccaggaaaaaaaagaaagggagatCCTCCAAC GCCAATCGTTCTCAAGCAGGAAGCAGTATGAATCAGCGCAATCTGAATGAACTGATGATGATTCATGGAATCCCTTTACAGCAGAGAAACCTTCATCTTATGGACAAAGCCCT AGATTCTGATGACAAGTCACCCATTAGACCCACCTCTGCTGCCGTAATCTCTGGGAAGCCACGGCCAGGCCGACAACTGGAACACAGCTCCTCCTCTTTGTCCCATAACATTCCTTCAGCAAGGCGACGTAACCCTCCACGAACCCTTCACCCAATCAATAATAATCCTAATAGTTCCAGATCTGGGACACCAAAAATGGAAGAAGTCATCAGAGGAACACGACT GACAGTCAGACTGCAAATGACCAGCTGCCCTGCTCCCCAGTTCCATTCAACCGAAATAATCTGCTCCCACCTATTGGTACCTCAGATACAGAATACCACTATTTGCCTGGATCACAGAGACAAACA GAGCTGTTTAAGAATTGAGAGCTGGGGATATGCTGT cCAGATGAGCCCCTGGGAAGATCATTTGTGA
- the FAM149B1 gene encoding primary cilium assembly protein FAM149B1 isoform X1, which yields MISRYKRKPVSQILQINQTLAKAAENHPPPDTLPASRGSERYVAAVEYESTPEVSESSGFQRNDTESSWSEFESCAELSTDNSSVISWGFDEFDQAATRQVQKIFKQIDELLYEERASTLVEGLQEECHQWMSSFPHLRIQGRQIVAPNEDGYRWFSSQPSEAASSTPCISTQGRDSNELGIYGTRFPLSTVSDSSTPASFFLSGEEDEENAVGVIISDGIMEEYLAFDSRDKDDELFEWHRVVSLDSLKMGFPPISPKYCKKEAVLAFVFDDAWREVVGCLEELICRYWEESISDEDRHGIAIKTTRVESLNPYAPLQRLPLVLPPVPHSKIPAISPTVCIQYSRISRKKKKGRSSNANRSQAGSSMNQRNLNELMMIHGIPLQQRNLHLMDKALDSDDKSPIRPTSAAVISGKPRPGRQLEHSSSSLSHNIPSARRRNPPRTLHPINNNPNSSRSGTPKMEEVIRGTRLQTANDQLPCSPVPFNRNNLLPPIGTSDTEYHYLPGSQRQTPDEPLGRSFVNLDHPNSLRSRRGSDGIDSISIGVMGIGLGIGSSSASSMQWSHLVYERKDDKEDLPSGNLFHLTLKSQGRGGALARSRQEL from the exons ATGATTTCCAGATACAAAAGGAAACCTGTATCACAGATTTTACAAAT AAATCAGACCCTTGCCAAAGCTGCAGAGAATCATCCTCCTCCGGACACTTTACCGGCATCTCGTGGTAGTGAACGATATGTAGCAGCTGTTGAATATGAAAG TACACCGGAAGTTTCAGAAAGTTCTGGATTCCAGAGAAATGACACAGAGAGTTCATGGTCAGAATTTGAAAGCTGTGCTGAACTATCCACTGATAACAGCTCGGTTATATCTTGGGGTTTTGAT GAGTTTGATCAGGCCGCAACACGACAAGTGCAAAAGATTTTCAAGCAAATCGATGAATTACTTTATGAAGAGAGGGCCAGCACATTGGTGGAAGGTCTACAAGAAGAGTGCCATCAATGGATGTCCTCTTTTCCACATCTGCG AATACAAGGTAGACAAATAGTGGCTCCAAATGAAGATGGATACAGATGGTTTTCCAGTCAGCCGTCGGAAGCTGCTTCTTCCACACCCTGCATTTCCACCCAGGGAAGAGATTCCAATGA gCTGGGCATTTATGGTACAAGATTTCCTTTGTCCACAGTTAGTGACTCCAGCACCCCAGCGTCCTTTTTCCTCTCTGGTGAAGAAGATGAAGAGAATGCCGTGGGTGTCATCATATCAGATGGCATTATGGAGGAATATCTGGCCTTTGACAGTCGAGATAA GGATGATGAGCTCTTTGAATGGCATCGAGTAGTATCCTTGGACAGTTTAAAGATGGGTTTTCCCCCTATATCCCCAAAATATTGCAAGAAAGAGGCTGTGCTGGCCTTTGTGTTCGATGATGCTTGGAGGGAAGTAGTTGGATGTTTAGAGGAGCTTATTTGCAGATATTGGGAAGAATCAATCTCAG ATGAGGACAGACATGGCATAGCAATTAAAACCACTAGAGTGGAGTCACTTAATCCATATGCTCCTCTCCAACGTTTGCCATTGGTTCTACCTCCTgttccacattccaaaattcCTGCCATCTCCCCCACTGTG TGTATACAGTACAGCCGcatctccaggaaaaaaaagaaagggagatCCTCCAAC GCCAATCGTTCTCAAGCAGGAAGCAGTATGAATCAGCGCAATCTGAATGAACTGATGATGATTCATGGAATCCCTTTACAGCAGAGAAACCTTCATCTTATGGACAAAGCCCT AGATTCTGATGACAAGTCACCCATTAGACCCACCTCTGCTGCCGTAATCTCTGGGAAGCCACGGCCAGGCCGACAACTGGAACACAGCTCCTCCTCTTTGTCCCATAACATTCCTTCAGCAAGGCGACGTAACCCTCCACGAACCCTTCACCCAATCAATAATAATCCTAATAGTTCCAGATCTGGGACACCAAAAATGGAAGAAGTCATCAGAGGAACACGACT TCAGACTGCAAATGACCAGCTGCCCTGCTCCCCAGTTCCATTCAACCGAAATAATCTGCTCCCACCTATTGGTACCTCAGATACAGAATACCACTATTTGCCTGGATCACAGAGACAAACA cCAGATGAGCCCCTGGGAAGATCATTTGTGAATTTAGACCACCCAAATTCACTACGCTCCAGAAGAGGCTCTGATGGAATAG ATTCCATCAGCATTGGTGTGATGGGCATTGGTTTAGGTATTGGAAGTTCATCAGCCAGTTCAATGCAATGGAGCCATTTAGTCTATGAGAGGAAAGATGACAAAGAAGACCTACCTTCAG gtaACCTATTCCATCTAACCCTCAAGTCTCAAGGTCGTGGAGGAGCTCTTGCAAGAAGCAGACAAGAattataa
- the FAM149B1 gene encoding primary cilium assembly protein FAM149B1 isoform X3, producing MISRYKRKPVSQILQINQTLAKAAENHPPPDTLPASRGSERYVAAVEYESTPEVSESSGFQRNDTESSWSEFESCAELSTDNSSVISWGFDEFDQAATRQVQKIFKQIDELLYEERASTLVEGLQEECHQWMSSFPHLRIQGRQIVAPNEDGYRWFSSQPSEAASSTPCISTQGRDSNELGIYGTRFPLSTVSDSSTPASFFLSGEEDEENAVGVIISDGIMEEYLAFDSRDKDDELFEWHRVVSLDSLKMGFPPISPKYCKKEAVLAFVFDDAWREVVGCLEELICRYWEESISDEDRHGIAIKTTRVESLNPYAPLQRLPLVLPPVPHSKIPAISPTVCIQYSRISRKKKKGRSSNANRSQAGSSMNQRNLNELMMIHGIPLQQRNLHLMDKALDSDDKSPIRPTSAAVISGKPRPGRQLEHSSSSLSHNIPSARRRNPPRTLHPINNNPNSSRSGTPKMEEVIRGTRLTVRLQMTSCPAPQFHSTEIICSHLLVPQIQNTTICLDHRDKHQMSPWEDHL from the exons ATGATTTCCAGATACAAAAGGAAACCTGTATCACAGATTTTACAAAT AAATCAGACCCTTGCCAAAGCTGCAGAGAATCATCCTCCTCCGGACACTTTACCGGCATCTCGTGGTAGTGAACGATATGTAGCAGCTGTTGAATATGAAAG TACACCGGAAGTTTCAGAAAGTTCTGGATTCCAGAGAAATGACACAGAGAGTTCATGGTCAGAATTTGAAAGCTGTGCTGAACTATCCACTGATAACAGCTCGGTTATATCTTGGGGTTTTGAT GAGTTTGATCAGGCCGCAACACGACAAGTGCAAAAGATTTTCAAGCAAATCGATGAATTACTTTATGAAGAGAGGGCCAGCACATTGGTGGAAGGTCTACAAGAAGAGTGCCATCAATGGATGTCCTCTTTTCCACATCTGCG AATACAAGGTAGACAAATAGTGGCTCCAAATGAAGATGGATACAGATGGTTTTCCAGTCAGCCGTCGGAAGCTGCTTCTTCCACACCCTGCATTTCCACCCAGGGAAGAGATTCCAATGA gCTGGGCATTTATGGTACAAGATTTCCTTTGTCCACAGTTAGTGACTCCAGCACCCCAGCGTCCTTTTTCCTCTCTGGTGAAGAAGATGAAGAGAATGCCGTGGGTGTCATCATATCAGATGGCATTATGGAGGAATATCTGGCCTTTGACAGTCGAGATAA GGATGATGAGCTCTTTGAATGGCATCGAGTAGTATCCTTGGACAGTTTAAAGATGGGTTTTCCCCCTATATCCCCAAAATATTGCAAGAAAGAGGCTGTGCTGGCCTTTGTGTTCGATGATGCTTGGAGGGAAGTAGTTGGATGTTTAGAGGAGCTTATTTGCAGATATTGGGAAGAATCAATCTCAG ATGAGGACAGACATGGCATAGCAATTAAAACCACTAGAGTGGAGTCACTTAATCCATATGCTCCTCTCCAACGTTTGCCATTGGTTCTACCTCCTgttccacattccaaaattcCTGCCATCTCCCCCACTGTG TGTATACAGTACAGCCGcatctccaggaaaaaaaagaaagggagatCCTCCAAC GCCAATCGTTCTCAAGCAGGAAGCAGTATGAATCAGCGCAATCTGAATGAACTGATGATGATTCATGGAATCCCTTTACAGCAGAGAAACCTTCATCTTATGGACAAAGCCCT AGATTCTGATGACAAGTCACCCATTAGACCCACCTCTGCTGCCGTAATCTCTGGGAAGCCACGGCCAGGCCGACAACTGGAACACAGCTCCTCCTCTTTGTCCCATAACATTCCTTCAGCAAGGCGACGTAACCCTCCACGAACCCTTCACCCAATCAATAATAATCCTAATAGTTCCAGATCTGGGACACCAAAAATGGAAGAAGTCATCAGAGGAACACGACT GACAGTCAGACTGCAAATGACCAGCTGCCCTGCTCCCCAGTTCCATTCAACCGAAATAATCTGCTCCCACCTATTGGTACCTCAGATACAGAATACCACTATTTGCCTGGATCACAGAGACAAACA cCAGATGAGCCCCTGGGAAGATCATTTGTGA